In Pseudorasbora parva isolate DD20220531a chromosome 9, ASM2467924v1, whole genome shotgun sequence, the following proteins share a genomic window:
- the fam110b gene encoding protein FAM110B, which translates to MPTETLQADSKPAGQGGAFASAVPLRILNKGPDYFRRQTEQNPKRLSAVERLEADKAKYVKSQEVINAKQEPIKPQVLAKPPVCPVPVKRSGGVGSGLKASNNNAKSDTCATTTKRENLNLEILKNILNSSSSSEGPAKGTSHKVGARSWAPHRSSELSEPGCRSFTDSLKVPSSTQGRHSPQGGNLNLSRRLLEERSCEADGERSSLHASHSSSDIRRLCNGKPLRAARSSSSSAPPLPPKPSAKALAACDNAPRSPERETVASTATELELGNSVSRRPSLHRSKSDLSDRYARAGADVERFFNYCGLDPEELESVGVESFARANSDIVSLNFRSASMISSDCEQSRHSNDDLTDEDDDAGERVPYGISAVERNARVIKWLYSIKQARESQKVSHV; encoded by the coding sequence ATGCCCACCGAGACGCTGCAGGCAGATAGCAAGCCCGCCGGCCAGGGTGGGGCCTTTGCCTCTGCGGTCCCACTCCGCATCCTCAACAAGGGGCCCGACTACTTCCGACGGCAGACTGAGCAAAACCCGAAGAGGTTGAGTGCCGTGGAGCGGCTCGAGGCAGACAAGGCCAAATACGTAAAGAGCCAGGAGGTCATCAACGCTAAGCAGGAACCCATTAAGCCACAGGTACTGGCCAAGCCTCCTGTCTGCCCAGTTCCTGTCAAGAGGAGTGGCGGTGTGGGATCTGGCTTGAAGGCCTCCAACAACAATGCCAAGTCGGACACCTGCGCAACCACCACCAAACGGGAGAATCTCAACCTGGAGATCCTTAAGAACATCTTGAACAGCTCCTCCTCATCCGAGGGGCCTGCCAAGGGGACCTCGCACAAAGTCGGGGCACGCAGCTGGGCGCCACATCGGTCGTCCGAGCTGTCGGAACCTGGGTGCCGTTCTTTTACAGACTCGCTTAAGGTACCATCTTCCACGCAGGGTCGACACAGTCCACAGGGAGGCAACTTGAACCTGAGTCGCAGGCTGCTGGAGGAGAGGTCGTGCGAGGCCGATGGGGAGCGCTCGTCGCTGCATGCCTCTCACAGCTCCTCGGACATTCGCCGCTTGTGCAATGGCAAGCCACTGAGAGCGGCCCGTAGCAGCAGCTCTTCCGCACCACCACTGCCGCCCAAGCCCAGCGCTAAGGCCTTGGCTGCTTGTGACAATGCTCCCCGCTCCCCTGAAAGAGAGACAGTGGCCAGCACTGCTACGGAGCTGGAGCTGGGCAATTCTGTGTCCCGCAGGCCCTCTCTGCACCGCTCCAAATCAGACTTGAGTGACCGCTACGCTCGGGCTGGCGCAGACGTGGAGCGCTTCTTCAACTATTGTGGGCTGGATCCCGAGGAGCTGGAGAGCGTAGGTGTGGAAAGCTTTGCCCGAGCAAACTCTGACATTGTGTCACTCAATTTCCGTAGTGCCAGCATGATCAGCTCGGACTGTGAGCAGTCACGGCATAGCAACGACGACCTCACCGACGAAGACGACGACGCCGGGGAGCGTGTTCCTTATGGAATTTCTGCCGTTGAACGGAACGCCCGGGTCATTAAGTGGCTCTACAGCATCAAGCAGGCGCGGGAGTCTCAGAAAGTCTCCCATGTCTAA